GCGAGTTGCACGGGCTCTCTAAACGCGCCACCCGCCTCACCGAGCAACTGCTCATGTTCGCCCGCCGCCGCTCCATGCAGCTCGAGCCCGTGGAGCTCGCCCCGCGTCTCGAAGAACTCTCGCGCCTGCTCCGTCGCCTGCTGCCCGAAAACATTGAACTGCAGATCGATTGTCCAACCGGACTCTGGATCGCCGCCGACCCGGCCATACTCGATCAGGCCTTGCTCAACCTCTGCGTAAATGCCCGCGACGCCATGCCGCGGGGCGGGCAACTCCACCTCAGCGCCACGACCATCGAAACGCGCAGCCGAGTTCAGATCAAAACCAACCAGCATACCCCCGCCCCCCCACCATCGTCAGCGCCTCCCTCGCCCCACGTGCGACTCTCCGTCCGCGACACCGGAGTAGGCATCAGTGACGAGGATCAATCCCACTTGTTTGAACCCTTCTTCACCACCAAAGGACCCGGCAAAGGCACGGGCCTTGGGCTCGCCTCCGCCGACGGCATCGTTCACCAACACAACGGTTGGATCGAGGTCGACAGCACCCCGGGCCGCGGCACCACCTTCACCCTTTTCATCCCCACCATCCCGGCCCCCCGGTCCTCCCCCGCGACCGCCAAACCCAACTTTCCCTCCCCGCCCCGCCAGGAGGTAGTCCTCTACGTCGAAGACGAGGCCGCTGTGCGCAAAGCCACCAGCGCCATGCTTGAGGAGCTCGGCTATACCGTGATCGCCGCCCACGACGCCGACCACGCCCGCCATTGCCTCGCCGAACACCCCGGCGCCGTCCACCTGCTCTTCTCCGATATCGTCATGCCCGGTGAAACCGACGGCATCACCCTCGGCCGCGAACTCCGCGCCGCCGATCCCGCCCTCCGCATCCTGCTCACCAGCGGCTACAGCCAACAAATCCTCGCCGGTTCCAACCTCAGCCGGGAAGGGTTCAGTTTCCTGCCCAAACCCTTCGATCGCCGGTCCCTCGCCACCGCCCTGCGCGCCGCCCTGGACGCCCCGATCGCGTAAGCGAATCCCCGCTGGCGAACGCGGACGTCCCCGCCCGCGTCATCCTGCCCCTCCGCTCCGTCTTCGTGGTCAATTGCCGCCCGAAAATCAACAGTTGAGCACATGCGCAGTAGCGCTCCACCAACCGGAGCCTACGCTCCTCATTCTCCCCGCCCCGGGAATCCAAATCCCCTCCCCCTCCCTGCACCCATGAAACTCGGTCTTGGCCTCTACCGGCACATGCTCACGCCTGAAAATCTGGCCTTCGCGCGCCAAGCAGGCGCGACCCATATCGTGGGCCACATGGTGGACTACTTCCGCGGTGGCCAACACGCCCACGCCGAAGACCAACCCACCGGCACCGATCGCGGTTGGGGCCTGGCCGGCGACCCCGACCAACTCTGGACCGTCGACGAACTCGTCGCCATCCGCCGCGACGTCGAAGCCGCCGGCCTCACCCTCGAAGCCATCGAGAACTTCGACCCCGCCCACTGGCACGACATCCTCCTCGATGGTCCGCAACGCGACCGCCACGTGGAGAACGTGCGCACCACGATCCGCCGCCTCGGCCAGGCCGGCATCCCGATCATGGGCTACAACTTTTCGCTCGCCGGCGTCGCCGGCCGCACCACCGGCAACTACGCCCGCGGCAGCGCTCCCGCCGTCGGCATGGAAGGTCCCTACGACCTGCCGATGACCCAAGGCATGGCGTGGAACATGATCATCGATCCCACTGCCGACCTCGACCAACCCCTACCCCCCGTCACCCACGAGCAATTGTGGGACCGCCTCCACCGCTTCCTCGACGATGTCCTGCCGGTCGCGGAGGAGGCCGGGGTTAAACTTGCCGCCCACCCCGACGACCCGCCCATGCCGACCATCCGCGGCACGCCGCGCTTGGTCTATCAGCCGTCGATGTATCAACGCCTCATCGACCTCAACCCGAGCCCGGCCAACACCCTCGAGTTCTGCGTCGGCTCCCTCGCCGAAATGACCGAGGGCGACGTCTACGAGGTGGTCGAAACCTACGCCCGCCAAAACCGCCTCGGCTACGTCCACCTCCGCAACGTCGTCGGCAAGGTTCCGACCTACAAAGAGTCCTTCATCGACGACGGCGACGTCGATGTGCTGCGCGTCATGCGCATCCTCCACGACTGCGGTTTCGACGGCGTCGTCATCCCCGACCACGCCCCGCAGATGTCCTGCGCCGCCCCCTGGCACGCCGGCATGGCCTACGCCCTCGGCTTCATGGCCGCCGGCCTCAAAACACTCACCGGCGCCAACGCCGCCGGAAATCCCAAATCCTAAATCCCAAACCCCAACCACCACGTTCCAGTGCGTAGTCGGTAGACGAAGCCATCCGTGTCCATCCGTGGTTAAAAAAATTCCCTGCCTCTAGGCCCATTCCCCGTCCACGTGCCCCGCCTTTTGCTCAACGCCCAGCCCGTCGACGTCGCCGCTGATTCCACCGCGACGCTCTTCGACCATGCCGAACACCTCGGCATCCGCGTGCCCACGTCGTGCCGCAAACAGGGCAAGTGCCGCGAGTGTATCATGGAAATCACTACGGGCGCCGAACACCTCAGCGCGCCCGGCCCCGAGGAGCAGCATCTCACCGCCGGCTTCCGCCTCTCCTGCCGCACCCGCCTCGCCGCCGACGCTCCCGCCGATGCCGAGGTTCACGCCCACACCATGCGGCGCGGCACCCTGCGCGTCGAAAACGAAGCCTACGAACTTCCCGTCCATGCCGCCGGTTTCACGCCCGAGCCCTGCGTCACCCGCGACGGCGAACGCATCCTGCTCGACGGCGTCGAAATCGACCGGCGCCCGGTCAGCGATCCCGCTCACGGCATCGCCCTCGACATCGGCACCACCACCGTCGTGCTCCGCCTGCTCGACCTCGAGTCCGGCGCCCTCGTCGCCACCTCCTCCTTCGAGAACCCGCAACGCTTCGGCGGCTCCGATGTCATGGCGCGCATCGCCTTCGACACCGAAGACAAGACCCGCTCTCTCCAGCGCACCCTGCTCGGTTACCTCAACCACGCCATCGCGGAACTGCCCGTGCCCGCCGACTCGATCTACGAAGTCGTCATCGCCGGCAACTCCACCATGCGGGACATGTTCTTTCGGCTCTCCGTCTACACCATCGGCCAGAGCCCCTACCAGTCGCTCACCGAACACGAGATGGCCGAGGGCAAGCGCGACTCCACCGTGCTCACCACCACGGCCAAAAAACTCGGCCTCGCCGTCCACCCGGCCGCGCGTCTCTACGGCATGCCCATCATGAGCGGCCACGTCGGCGCCGACACCGCCGCCTGCATGCTCGCCGCCGACATCCAGCACGAGGACCGCCTCGTTGCCATCATGGACATCGGCACCAACACCGAACTCGTCCTCGGCAACAAAGACCGCGTCGTCGCCGCCTCCTGCCCCGCCGGCCCCGCCTTCGAGGGTGGCCAGATTTCCTGCGGGATGCCCGGCCTCCCCGGCGCCATCGAAAAAGTGATGATGGACGACGACGAGGAATTCACCGTCTCCGTCATCGGAGGCGAAACCGAAACGCCCGTCGGCCTCTGTGGCTCCGGCCTGGTCTCCCTGCTCAGCGAACTTGTGCGCGGCGATCGCATGAACCGCCTCGGCCGTTTCGAGTTCGACGAGGAACCCATCGAGGTTGCCCCCGGCGTCACCTTCTCCGAAGCCGACGTCAACAACCTCGCCCAGGCCAAAGGCGCCAACGTCGCCGGCCTGCAGATCATCTTCGAACACTTCGGGATCAGCGCCGACCAGCTCGACGTCTTTTACCTCGCCGGCGGCTTCGGTCGTCACCTCGACCTCGAGGCCTCCAAACGCATCGGTCTCATCCCCGACATCCCCGACGCCAAGATCCGCCGCGTCGGCAACGCCGCCGTCGAAGGCGCCTGCATCGCCCTCCTCTCCAAAACCAAACGCACGGAACTCGAAGCCCTCGTCCGCCGCGTTGAACACTGCCGCCTCGAGACCCACCCCCACTTCTTCGACGTCTTCGTCGAAGGCTGCCAATTCGCCCCCTTCCAATCCACCCCCACCAACGAGTTTTCTTAACCACGAATGAACACGAATAGCTCCACTACCGTTTCACTTTTTTGCTCGGTTCCAGTGCGTAGCCGGTAGGCGAAGCCCTTCGTGTCCACTTGTGCGCCTCTGGCGCATTCGTGGTTAAAAAAACCGCCCTGCCCCTCCGCCCCTTTTGCCCGCCCTCGCTCCAGTCCCGGAAACCCTGCTCACCGCGCTGACCATCGACGTGCCCCGCGCCGAATATCACCGCCTGCTCGGTTACCCACCCGGTCACGAACCGGACGAACGCATCCACGCGCTCACCCAACAAACCGTCGCGTGGTATGCCACCCACGGCCAACCCTGGATCTACCTGCGCGAAGCCTCCCTCGATCTGAGCAACGACGCGCTCCACATCGACGGCACCCGCTTCAATTCGCCCAAACTGCTCGCCCACCTGCGCGACGCCGGCGCCACCCGCGTCATGCTCGCCGCCGTCGGAGCCGGCGCCGCCATCGCCACGCGCTCAAACGCCCTTTGGCAGGAAGGTAAACCCGACGAATATTTCTTTGCCGAAGTCTACGGTTCCGCCGTCGTCGAACACCTCGTGGCCTCCCTCCTCGGCCGCATCTGCGACCTCGCCGAACCCGCCGGGCTCATGGCCATCCCGCACTACAGCCCGGGCTACGCCGGCTGGGATGTCTCCGAGCAAAACCGCCTTCACGACCTGATCCGCCAGAACCAGACCCAACCGCTGCCCGAGCCCATCGAGGTCCTCTCCAGCGGCATGATTCGGCCCAAGAAAACCCAGTTCGGCATCTTCGGTCTCATCCCGCGCACCCCGGACGCCCTCGCGACACCCGCCCTCAAGCCCTGCCAGCGTTGCGCCTTCGAGCCCTGCCAATATCGCCGCGCGCCCTACCAACACGCCCCGGTCGCCATCGCCGAGCCCAAGCCCGTGTCACCGACTCCCCAATACACCGTCGCCCGCCGCGCGCTCCGCAAATGGGCCGACCAGCGCCTCCGTCTCGACTATCACGACAACGGCACCCTCACCGCCACCTTCCGTTTCGAAGGCAGCACCTGCTCCA
This portion of the Actomonas aquatica genome encodes:
- a CDS encoding mannonate dehydratase; translation: MKLGLGLYRHMLTPENLAFARQAGATHIVGHMVDYFRGGQHAHAEDQPTGTDRGWGLAGDPDQLWTVDELVAIRRDVEAAGLTLEAIENFDPAHWHDILLDGPQRDRHVENVRTTIRRLGQAGIPIMGYNFSLAGVAGRTTGNYARGSAPAVGMEGPYDLPMTQGMAWNMIIDPTADLDQPLPPVTHEQLWDRLHRFLDDVLPVAEEAGVKLAAHPDDPPMPTIRGTPRLVYQPSMYQRLIDLNPSPANTLEFCVGSLAEMTEGDVYEVVETYARQNRLGYVHLRNVVGKVPTYKESFIDDGDVDVLRVMRILHDCGFDGVVIPDHAPQMSCAAPWHAGMAYALGFMAAGLKTLTGANAAGNPKS
- a CDS encoding ASKHA domain-containing protein, with the translated sequence MPRLLLNAQPVDVAADSTATLFDHAEHLGIRVPTSCRKQGKCRECIMEITTGAEHLSAPGPEEQHLTAGFRLSCRTRLAADAPADAEVHAHTMRRGTLRVENEAYELPVHAAGFTPEPCVTRDGERILLDGVEIDRRPVSDPAHGIALDIGTTTVVLRLLDLESGALVATSSFENPQRFGGSDVMARIAFDTEDKTRSLQRTLLGYLNHAIAELPVPADSIYEVVIAGNSTMRDMFFRLSVYTIGQSPYQSLTEHEMAEGKRDSTVLTTTAKKLGLAVHPAARLYGMPIMSGHVGADTAACMLAADIQHEDRLVAIMDIGTNTELVLGNKDRVVAASCPAGPAFEGGQISCGMPGLPGAIEKVMMDDDEEFTVSVIGGETETPVGLCGSGLVSLLSELVRGDRMNRLGRFEFDEEPIEVAPGVTFSEADVNNLAQAKGANVAGLQIIFEHFGISADQLDVFYLAGGFGRHLDLEASKRIGLIPDIPDAKIRRVGNAAVEGACIALLSKTKRTELEALVRRVEHCRLETHPHFFDVFVEGCQFAPFQSTPTNEFS